A genomic segment from Pseudorca crassidens isolate mPseCra1 chromosome 6, mPseCra1.hap1, whole genome shotgun sequence encodes:
- the CCL20 gene encoding C-C motif chemokine 20 isoform X1, translating to MMCSSKSLLLAALMSLLLLHLCSKSEAASNFDCCLQYTEKILHPKFIVGFTQQLANEACDINAVILYTKRRLAVCADPKKSWVKHVVHILSQRVKKM from the exons ATGATGTGCAGTAGCAAGAGTTTGCTCCTGGCTGCTTTGATGTCACTGCTGCTACTCCACCTCTGCAGCAAGTCAGAAG cagcAAGCAACTTTGACTGCTGCCTCCAATATACAGAAAAAATCCTTCATCCCAAATTTATCGTGGGGTTCACACAGCAGCTGGCCAATGAAGCTTGTGACATCAATGCAGTCAT CTTATACACAAAGAGAAGATTAGCTGTGTGTGCAGATCCAAAGAAGAGTTGGGTGAAACATGTAGTGCATATCCTCAG tCAAAGAGTCAAGAAGATGTAA
- the CCL20 gene encoding C-C motif chemokine 20 isoform X2: MMCSSKSLLLAALMSLLLLHLCSKSEASNFDCCLQYTEKILHPKFIVGFTQQLANEACDINAVILYTKRRLAVCADPKKSWVKHVVHILSQRVKKM; encoded by the exons ATGATGTGCAGTAGCAAGAGTTTGCTCCTGGCTGCTTTGATGTCACTGCTGCTACTCCACCTCTGCAGCAAGTCAGAAG cAAGCAACTTTGACTGCTGCCTCCAATATACAGAAAAAATCCTTCATCCCAAATTTATCGTGGGGTTCACACAGCAGCTGGCCAATGAAGCTTGTGACATCAATGCAGTCAT CTTATACACAAAGAGAAGATTAGCTGTGTGTGCAGATCCAAAGAAGAGTTGGGTGAAACATGTAGTGCATATCCTCAG tCAAAGAGTCAAGAAGATGTAA